The following are encoded in a window of Gammaproteobacteria bacterium genomic DNA:
- a CDS encoding antitoxin VbhA family protein yields MLNEQEIRLNLIAVENAVAQQRLEGLEVPLDIIGEMQRAARGEIAIEDGIRSTYEKFAHGEIRVRGSILCS; encoded by the coding sequence ATGCTAAACGAACAGGAAATCCGCCTTAATCTGATTGCGGTTGAAAACGCTGTTGCTCAACAGCGACTTGAAGGGCTTGAAGTGCCGCTTGATATTATTGGGGAAATGCAGCGAGCCGCCCGAGGCGAAATCGCAATAGAGGACGGTATTAGAAGCACCTACGAAAAGTTTGCACATGGCGAAATACGAGTGCGAGGATCGATACTTTGCTCCTGA
- a CDS encoding IS6 family transposase: MIDFRGHRFERDIILTSVRWYLAYPLSYRNLEEMLAERGVDVDHSSVYRWVQKFTPQLEAAFRKGQKRPVGTSWRMDETYIKVKGQWKYLYRAVDRDGQTIDFLFTAHRDKKAALRFLKKAIRQHGLPDKVTIDKSGANTAALDALQEETGAAIEIRQNKYLNNLVEQDHRAVKRIVRPMLGFKGFHSARTTLRGIELLHMIKKGQMIMAEGTNLSAAGQFYSLAA; encoded by the coding sequence ATGATCGATTTTAGAGGCCACCGCTTTGAACGAGACATCATCCTAACGAGTGTCCGTTGGTACCTCGCCTATCCGTTGAGCTATCGGAACCTGGAAGAGATGCTGGCGGAGCGGGGTGTCGACGTGGATCATTCCAGCGTCTACCGCTGGGTCCAGAAGTTTACGCCGCAGTTGGAAGCGGCTTTCCGCAAAGGACAAAAGCGCCCGGTGGGCACAAGTTGGCGGATGGATGAGACCTACATTAAGGTCAAAGGCCAGTGGAAGTACCTCTACCGCGCGGTTGATCGAGACGGCCAGACGATCGACTTCCTGTTCACGGCGCATCGCGATAAGAAAGCCGCCCTGCGCTTTCTCAAAAAGGCGATACGGCAGCACGGTCTTCCGGACAAAGTCACGATCGATAAGAGTGGCGCTAACACCGCTGCCCTGGATGCACTCCAGGAGGAGACGGGCGCCGCCATTGAGATTCGCCAAAACAAGTACTTAAATAATTTAGTGGAACAAGATCATCGCGCCGTTAAACGGATCGTCCGCCCCATGCTGGGGTTCAAAGGCTTTCATTCTGCTCGGACCACCCTGCGGGGCATCGAACTCCTGCACATGATCAAGAAGGGCCAAATGATCATGGCCGAAGGGACGAATCTCTCCGCCGCAGGACAATTTTATTCACTGGCTGCCTAA
- a CDS encoding PglZ domain-containing protein encodes MPTGTVTGYLSQLILKQVDDQGLVVWYDPEHAYGAAVAELTLPNTTVAGYDGSFLQLRKAIDPLLNDSQPPRLVVYVPLEREKTHSALIELDCAGVIMQPRQQPPACNTRLSVVVRNALKPILGEDQVAEIERQVEAGKLSLTDLNALTEQGIDLSTGVIKLIFGTAHPQEVALAFLHSDQHDTAVSKKDAQKELRHLLQANFDIELPTAEALANWRVKLARHVLLTDLLAALKEQAPSSLASVSVAHSTGGIDACTRLARTWRNDRDLRDCYMTVAHQVEQELGLDQLELPVEWLTENETFLCVERALLAQVENELTKAATPLLLQRAEYRRSRFWADMIPAIQARWALISSAAEVLLTADRVAKALKQAPTSVPALVKAYADDDEPWCLLDTHHRRLESRKYHFEFAANHDHHSLEKLITKAEQRYTAVGSELAKHFITHFHQAQHPITGLLRQQAIFEQQVKPHLSAGKVAYLWVDALRFEMARELAQLLTDDFTVAIQPALAALPTITEIGMAALLPRAHESAKVVSVGGGKLALEIGGKVIKDRKDRVTFLKEQAGVPVFEAKLDDLLPKPGKKIKDGLQNAQLILITSQEIDELGEADNVSQARLQIDGVLSQLRRGVRILADHRITTLVLAADHGHLFGDEMGEEMKIENPGGQVEDLHRRVWVGVGGTSASSYLRTSLTALGMESEFDIATPWTFAVFKAKGGGRAYFHGGLSPQELIVPVVVLHATAKPAVQTTGMQWTLTPGASKLTTRFFSVQIAGSQREASLFGFEPPKVRIELRANKKCVSLPVSASYGFEDAIGEVKLKMADSDHQRIEPNTVTLMLSEEIAQKTIGVYLLDATTGVELAAPLTVEVAISL; translated from the coding sequence ATGCCAACAGGAACCGTCACCGGGTATTTATCGCAACTGATCCTCAAGCAGGTCGATGATCAAGGACTGGTGGTCTGGTACGACCCGGAACACGCCTACGGCGCGGCAGTTGCCGAACTCACCCTGCCCAACACCACCGTCGCCGGTTACGACGGCAGCTTTCTCCAGTTGCGCAAAGCAATCGATCCCTTACTCAACGACAGCCAACCGCCCCGGCTGGTCGTCTACGTCCCCCTTGAGCGCGAGAAGACCCACAGCGCCCTGATCGAACTCGATTGCGCCGGGGTCATCATGCAACCCCGGCAACAACCCCCTGCCTGCAATACCCGCCTGTCCGTCGTGGTCCGCAACGCCCTCAAACCGATTCTGGGCGAGGATCAGGTGGCTGAAATCGAACGACAGGTGGAAGCCGGCAAATTGTCGCTGACCGATCTCAATGCGCTGACCGAACAAGGCATCGACCTCTCGACCGGCGTGATCAAGCTGATCTTCGGCACCGCCCACCCGCAAGAAGTCGCCCTGGCCTTTCTACACAGCGACCAGCATGATACAGCGGTTAGCAAGAAGGACGCCCAAAAGGAACTGCGTCACCTGCTGCAAGCGAACTTCGACATCGAACTCCCCACCGCCGAAGCCCTGGCGAACTGGCGCGTGAAGTTAGCGCGGCATGTGCTGCTCACCGACCTGCTGGCTGCGCTCAAGGAGCAAGCGCCTTCATCCCTGGCATCGGTTTCCGTGGCCCACAGCACCGGCGGCATCGACGCTTGTACACGCTTGGCCCGCACCTGGCGCAACGACCGGGACCTGCGGGACTGCTACATGACCGTCGCCCACCAGGTCGAACAGGAACTGGGCCTCGATCAACTGGAACTCCCGGTGGAGTGGCTCACGGAAAATGAAACCTTCCTGTGTGTCGAACGGGCGTTGCTGGCCCAAGTGGAAAACGAACTGACCAAAGCGGCAACCCCGTTGTTGTTGCAACGGGCCGAGTATCGCCGCTCGCGCTTCTGGGCCGATATGATCCCGGCGATTCAGGCGCGCTGGGCGCTGATCTCATCCGCCGCCGAGGTCTTGCTCACCGCCGACCGGGTCGCCAAGGCGTTGAAACAGGCGCCAACCTCAGTCCCGGCCCTCGTCAAAGCCTATGCGGATGATGACGAACCGTGGTGTCTGCTCGACACCCATCATCGGCGCCTGGAAAGCCGCAAATATCACTTCGAGTTCGCCGCCAACCACGATCATCACAGCTTGGAAAAGCTCATCACCAAGGCCGAACAGCGCTACACCGCCGTTGGTTCCGAGTTGGCCAAACACTTCATTACCCACTTTCACCAGGCCCAGCATCCCATCACGGGTTTGCTGAGGCAGCAGGCGATTTTTGAGCAGCAGGTGAAACCGCATCTGAGCGCCGGAAAAGTCGCTTACCTCTGGGTCGATGCGCTGCGCTTCGAGATGGCGCGGGAGTTGGCTCAGTTGCTCACCGATGACTTCACGGTGGCGATTCAACCGGCCCTCGCCGCCCTGCCCACCATTACCGAAATCGGCATGGCCGCGTTACTCCCCAGGGCGCACGAGTCGGCGAAGGTAGTGAGCGTGGGGGGCGGCAAGTTGGCGCTGGAAATCGGCGGCAAGGTCATCAAGGATCGCAAAGATCGCGTGACGTTCCTGAAGGAGCAGGCAGGCGTGCCGGTCTTCGAGGCCAAGCTGGACGACCTGCTCCCCAAGCCCGGCAAGAAGATCAAGGACGGCCTGCAAAACGCCCAATTGATCCTGATCACCTCGCAAGAAATCGACGAACTGGGCGAAGCCGACAACGTGTCACAAGCGCGGTTGCAAATCGATGGCGTACTGAGCCAGTTACGGCGGGGCGTGAGGATACTGGCGGACCATCGCATCACGACCCTTGTGCTCGCGGCCGATCATGGGCACCTGTTTGGCGACGAAATGGGGGAGGAGATGAAGATCGAAAATCCCGGTGGCCAGGTGGAAGACCTGCATCGACGGGTGTGGGTCGGCGTCGGCGGAACATCAGCGTCCTCGTATCTGCGCACCTCGCTGACCGCACTGGGCATGGAGAGCGAATTTGACATTGCGACCCCGTGGACGTTTGCCGTCTTCAAAGCCAAAGGCGGCGGACGCGCCTATTTCCACGGCGGTTTATCCCCGCAAGAACTGATCGTGCCGGTGGTCGTGTTGCATGCGACGGCGAAACCCGCCGTTCAAACGACGGGCATGCAATGGACGCTGACCCCCGGCGCCTCAAAGCTGACCACCCGGTTTTTCTCCGTGCAGATTGCCGGAAGCCAGCGGGAAGCCAGCCTGTTCGGATTCGAGCCGCCCAAGGTGCGAATTGAACTGCGCGCCAACAAGAAATGTGTTTCGCTGCCGGTCAGCGCCTCCTACGGTTTTGAGGATGCCATCGGTGAAGTGAAGCTGAAAATGGCCGACAGCGATCACCAACGCATCGAACCGAATACCGTTACCCTCATGCTGTCCGAGGAGATTGCGCAGAAGACCATCGGCGTCTACCTGCTCGACGCCACCACCGGGGTAGAACTGGCGGCTCCCCTGACTGTGGAGGTCGCCATTTCGCTGTGA
- a CDS encoding type II toxin-antitoxin system prevent-host-death family antitoxin: MTTIALEQTQTTLAELIHRLTPGEEVIIVENDRAVARLVLNPLPPTQRTGLKNQWPCKAGSAKNTRHWMASDFDAPLDEFKEYME; this comes from the coding sequence ATGACCACCATCGCCCTCGAACAAACCCAAACCACGTTGGCAGAACTCATCCACCGCCTGACGCCAGGCGAGGAAGTTATCATTGTTGAGAATGATCGAGCCGTAGCCCGTTTAGTGCTGAATCCCTTACCACCCACCCAGCGAACTGGGCTGAAAAATCAGTGGCCGTGCAAGGCCGGTAGTGCGAAGAACACCCGCCACTGGATGGCGTCGGACTTTGACGCCCCACTGGACGAGTTCAAGGAATACATGGAGTGA
- a CDS encoding HigA family addiction module antidote protein, with protein sequence MAMKNPPHPGQSIKLDCLEPLGLSVTEAAKALGVTRQALSNVINGKAGISAEMALRLSQAFGGTAEVWLRMQTAYDLAQVQQKSIHVPRFEPA encoded by the coding sequence ATGGCGATGAAAAACCCACCGCATCCGGGCCAGTCGATCAAGCTGGATTGTCTGGAGCCGCTTGGTTTGTCGGTCACGGAGGCGGCCAAGGCGTTAGGTGTGACCCGTCAGGCTCTTAGCAATGTGATTAACGGCAAGGCGGGGATTTCGGCGGAAATGGCTCTTCGGCTTTCGCAGGCTTTTGGGGGTACGGCGGAAGTCTGGTTACGGATGCAGACGGCCTATGATTTGGCGCAGGTTCAGCAAAAGAGCATTCACGTTCCACGCTTTGAACCCGCCTAG
- a CDS encoding type II toxin-antitoxin system RelE/ParE family toxin, producing the protein MIENFKDRRLKRLYERGDRSKIRADLVDKAERILARLDQALVIEDMDLPGYRLHELKGDLKGYWSVSLSGNWRIIFKFKNGKASDVEMIDYH; encoded by the coding sequence ATGATCGAAAATTTCAAGGATCGGCGACTGAAACGCCTGTACGAGCGTGGCGACCGCAGCAAGATACGGGCGGATTTAGTCGATAAGGCGGAGCGTATCCTTGCGCGATTGGATCAAGCCCTTGTGATTGAGGACATGGATCTTCCGGGGTATCGGCTTCACGAACTCAAGGGCGATTTGAAAGGCTATTGGAGCGTCAGCCTGTCGGGCAACTGGCGGATTATTTTTAAATTCAAGAACGGAAAGGCCAGTGATGTCGAAATGATCGACTATCACTAG
- a CDS encoding type II toxin-antitoxin system VapC family toxin has product MSDILLDTHAFLWFVWDDPLLSPVAKNLIEDPANPKWVSVASCWEIAIKVGLKKLELGEPAMTFLPRELATNHFHLLGIELAHATFVETLPAHHKDPFDRLLIAQSVIKKLPLISADAIFDEYGVTRLWK; this is encoded by the coding sequence GTGAGCGATATTCTGCTCGACACCCATGCCTTCTTGTGGTTCGTATGGGATGACCCCCTACTGAGTCCGGTGGCCAAAAACCTGATCGAAGACCCAGCGAACCCTAAATGGGTGAGCGTGGCCTCCTGTTGGGAGATTGCCATCAAAGTTGGACTGAAAAAGCTGGAACTGGGCGAACCGGCGATGACCTTCCTGCCTCGCGAACTGGCGACGAACCATTTCCATCTGTTGGGGATCGAGTTGGCTCATGCGACTTTTGTAGAAACGTTGCCAGCGCATCACAAAGATCCCTTTGACCGACTGTTGATTGCCCAATCCGTGATAAAAAAACTACCACTGATCAGCGCCGACGCCATTTTTGATGAGTATGGCGTGACCCGCTTGTGGAAATGA